The DNA window TGCAGGCCATCTCTAACGTTACATATTgcacaaaagaaaagggtTCACTAGATGACTAGAGGCACACTCCGGGCTCATCTAGTTGACAATCTTGCCATGGAAGGGCACACCCATGGCACTAAGGAGCAGGCGTGCATCCTTGTCCGCCTGGGCGCTGGTGTGGATGGTGATGTGGCAACCAGGGATCATCTTAGGAGGGTACCTATTGGCACAGCGTTAGATCCAACCAAACCCGAAGGGGATAATGCATAGCACTCACATGTCATAGTTGACCTCGATCTCAGGAAACAGAGCCACCTGCTCCGGCTCCAGTCCAAAGGTAATATTCCCACTGCTATCTCCGCTCGTCCCCTTCACACCGGGCCAGTCCTTCAGTCTCGGCAGAACAACATCGACCAACTTTCCAAAGAAATGATACATATCCTCACCGCGCAGCTCCGCCTTGACCGCAACGGTATCCCTCCCAGGGGCAATACTCCAAGTCGACACACTGGCGCGGGACTTGAATGTCTCGACACGCTTATTCGAAATCGCCTGCACGGCCATACCGGCCACATGCAACCAACCCGAGTTCTCCTGCGCAGCCTGCTTAACGTAGCTGTGGATGGTAATGCGCTCGAGCTCGGGGATGCTATTGAATTTGATTGGCTTGCGCAGGAGTCGTAGAACATCGCCGCCGCGTGGCCCACGTAGGGGACGGTTCTTGTGGTAGGGGGAGCTGTCGTCCCATTCGCGGAGACGGGGTGCCTTGGGTGGTGGGGTGAAGCCCGGTGGGTTGTGTACGTAGCACAGCGTGAGGATGTCGGATGCTATTGCTGCGTCGTAGGTTTGTTGGACGCGTGGCAGGGAGAAGGGGCCTGGTACGAATACGCGCGAGGATGGGTCtgatggcggtggtggttgatgcGGGTGGAGGGGGCCGCGGTCGTATTTTGGGGGTCGGAATTGGTATCTAGGGGTTGCATGTTAGAGGCTCTGTATATGCCGTAGGAGAGTTTGGCATTGCAGAAAAGATCAAAGTCAAGACTAAGACCCCAAGGGGAACGGTCAGAGACGTAGGACATACCGACTGCGTGGGAGCTGAGCTCTGCGGGACTTTGCCGCTGCGACTGGGTTGAATGATTTCACGGTGTCTGCTGGCAGTGGTGTGGCCAGGGAGGACTCggtctccagctcggccagatGGTTGGAGAGACGCCTGGCTGGCGCATCATCAGAGGCATTGCGCCGGCATGCGAGGGTCTGCGGACGAGCCGACGGGGCAATCGCCCGTGGCAGTGTCCGTGCTAGGTATCTTGATGGCTCTCGGGCAGCCATGTTGTGTCGACCGAACGTTGTGAGCACCCGATCGGAGAGACGGAGGTCTTCTGCCTCCCGAAAATTGTTTGACGGGTCCATCCAGTCACGTGGTCGTCGCCTTACCCATCAGGCATCCAGTTATGCCCCGCGAGTGATCGATCTGCCCTGTGATCTGCCTTTGTGATCTTGTTAGTATCATGATTCCCTGCTTGTGTTTCGGTCAGAAAAGTTCAATTTGCCATCTGATGCGCCCTTTATGTTCCCTGTCATCTTGCATCCTTTTCTAGCTCTCTGCCAGTCTCCAACTTTGTTTTCCACCTCATGTCACTCCACATCTTTGCACCTTTTCACGcgtcctttctttccttctaagatcttcttgttttcttttcgtATCCTACATTTGTTACGATGAGTGGTATCCACCGGTTTCTTGCCCGACGCGATCGGCACGGCAGACATGAGAAGCACGGCAAAGGCGAGGTGTGTATCTGCTTGTCTGACATGTTGCGGTATACTTCCTTCTGAAATACTAATACCAGATTGTTATAGTCGTCTCTCCACACTCTTTCCAAACCTGTCATTCAGGGCTTTTTCACATCGGACGTGATTCCAGAGCACGGTCCGGagcacaagaagaaggtaCGCGCCGAGATCTCTTATAACCACTTTACCCCGCTGACTCGTATATAGGTCAAAGAGCTAGAACGTCGCATCAGAGAGATTGGGATCGTGGGTCTGAAAGAAGAGAATTGCAGCTACGCCTTGCTCTCCACCCAGGGGGATCTAGACAGGGCATTCCTCTCCCTGATCCTGCTTGAGGATTCCATCGAGGGCGTCATCAGACCTTACTCTCCTAACACCAAACTCCTTGGTGCGGAGAACCGTGAAGGGGTCACCTGCTGGCTAGACTCGCTGCTCTTTGCCATGTTTGTGCGTCTTGATTGCTTTGAGGCCGTCCTGTACAAACAGTTCCCAGAGGAGCCACGCAACAAGTTAGCAGTCCTGATCCGCTACTGGGTGAATATGCTGCGGTCCGGTCAGCTCATCACTACAGATATCGTAAGTGATTTTCGATTGAGATCTATAGCGATCGCTTTGACTTCGCCTTGACTTCACAGGTGCTAACGCGGGTGTTTCTAGACCAAATATCTGCAGAATACCCTTGCCGAGTGCGGCTGGGACGCAGCTGGTGAGCTGCGCCAGCAAG is part of the Penicillium psychrofluorescens genome assembly, chromosome: 4 genome and encodes:
- a CDS encoding uncharacterized protein (ID:PFLUO_006054-T1.cds;~source:funannotate), giving the protein MAAREPSRYLARTLPRAIAPSARPQTLACRRNASDDAPARRLSNHLAELETESSLATPLPADTVKSFNPVAAAKSRRAQLPRSRYQFRPPKYDRGPLHPHQPPPPSDPSSRVFVPGPFSLPRVQQTYDAAIASDILTLCYVHNPPGFTPPPKAPRLREWDDSSPYHKNRPLRGPRGGDVLRLLRKPIKFNSIPELERITIHSYVKQAAQENSGWLHVAGMAVQAISNKRVETFKSRASVSTWSIAPGRDTVAVKAELRGEDMYHFFGKLVDVVLPRLKDWPGVKGTSGDSSGNITFGLEPEQVALFPEIEVNYDMYPPKMIPGCHITIHTSAQADKDARLLLSAMGVPFHGKIVN